Proteins encoded by one window of Cylindrospermum stagnale PCC 7417:
- the thiC gene encoding phosphomethylpyrimidine synthase yields the protein MRTEWINKRRGHSNVSQMHYARQGVITEEMHYVAQRENLPADLIRDEVARGRMIIPANINHTNLEPMAIGIASKCKVNANIGASPNSSNLQEEVDKLNLAVKYGADTVMDLSTGGGNLDEIRTAIIKASPVPIGTVPVYQALESVHGTIENLTADDFLHIIEKHAQQGVDYQTIHAGILIEHLPLVRNRLTGIVSRGGGILARWMLHHHKQNPLYTHYNDIIEIFKRYDVSFSLGDSLRPGCTHDASDEAQLAELKTLGKLTRKAWEHDVQVMVEGPGHVPMDQIEFNVRKQMEECSEAPFYVLGPLVTDIAPGYDHITSAIGAAMAGWYGTAMLCYVTPKEHLGLPNAEDVRNGLIAYKIAAHAADIARHRPGARDRDDELSRARYNFDWNRQFELSLDPERAKEYHDETLPADIYKTAEFCSMCGPKFCPMQTKVDADALTELEKFLAKEPVAQS from the coding sequence ATGCGTACAGAATGGATCAACAAGCGACGTGGACACAGCAACGTTTCGCAAATGCACTATGCCCGTCAGGGTGTAATTACTGAAGAAATGCACTACGTCGCCCAGCGGGAAAACCTTCCAGCGGATCTCATTCGTGATGAAGTAGCGCGGGGGCGGATGATTATCCCTGCAAATATAAATCACACTAACTTAGAACCAATGGCGATCGGCATCGCCTCCAAATGTAAAGTCAACGCCAACATCGGCGCTTCCCCCAACTCTTCCAACCTTCAGGAAGAAGTGGATAAACTGAACCTAGCGGTAAAATACGGCGCTGATACCGTGATGGACTTGTCCACAGGTGGCGGAAACTTAGACGAAATTCGCACCGCCATTATTAAAGCTTCACCCGTACCCATTGGCACAGTACCAGTTTACCAAGCTTTAGAAAGCGTTCACGGCACAATTGAAAATCTCACCGCCGACGACTTTCTCCACATCATCGAAAAACACGCCCAGCAAGGGGTAGACTATCAAACCATCCACGCCGGGATTTTGATTGAACATTTACCATTAGTCAGAAACCGCCTTACAGGTATTGTTTCTCGCGGTGGCGGAATTTTGGCGCGGTGGATGTTGCATCACCATAAACAAAACCCTTTATACACCCACTACAACGACATCATTGAGATTTTTAAAAGATATGATGTTTCCTTCAGTTTAGGCGACTCCCTGCGCCCAGGATGTACCCATGATGCCTCAGACGAAGCTCAATTAGCCGAACTGAAAACCCTCGGAAAGCTCACCCGCAAAGCCTGGGAACATGATGTACAAGTCATGGTAGAAGGCCCCGGACATGTACCAATGGATCAAATTGAGTTCAACGTCCGCAAACAAATGGAAGAGTGTTCAGAAGCACCTTTCTACGTCCTCGGCCCCTTGGTGACAGACATTGCCCCCGGTTACGACCATATCACTTCTGCGATCGGTGCAGCTATGGCTGGATGGTATGGTACAGCGATGTTGTGTTATGTCACACCTAAAGAACATTTAGGTTTACCCAACGCTGAAGATGTGCGAAATGGGTTAATTGCTTACAAAATAGCAGCTCATGCAGCGGATATTGCTAGACATCGCCCTGGTGCTAGAGACAGAGATGATGAACTTTCTAGAGCTAGATATAACTTCGACTGGAATCGTCAATTTGAGTTATCTTTAGACCCAGAAAGAGCCAAGGAATATCACGACGAAACTTTACCAGCAGACATCTATAAAACCGCTGAGTTTTGTTCGATGTGTGGGCCGAAATTCTGCCCAATGCAAACCAAGGTTGATGCAGATGCGTTGACTGAGTTGGAGAAGTTTTTGGCGAAGGAACCTGTAGCGCAAAGCTAA
- a CDS encoding PCP reductase family protein: MSEPIKWTGEAEAKLKDIPFFVRPFARKKIETYAQENSISLITLEIYDQAKQLFNKKFN, translated from the coding sequence ATGAGTGAACCAATTAAATGGACTGGTGAAGCCGAAGCTAAACTCAAAGACATTCCTTTTTTTGTCCGTCCTTTTGCCCGCAAAAAAATTGAAACCTATGCTCAAGAGAATAGTATATCTCTCATCACTCTCGAAATTTATGACCAGGCTAAACAACTATTCAACAAAAAATTTAACTAA